A genomic stretch from Mycobacterium malmoense includes:
- a CDS encoding winged helix-turn-helix transcriptional regulator, translating to MGVSKTEVGDCPIDAALSVIDGRWKGTILWRLSDGPMRTAELRRSIPGITERMLIRHLHELVDAGIIERHDARTVPPCVHYSISEYGTTLAPVLASLCDWGRKHMQRNASNTRLSAGSN from the coding sequence ATGGGCGTGTCAAAAACGGAGGTCGGCGACTGCCCGATTGACGCCGCGCTGTCGGTGATCGACGGCCGTTGGAAGGGCACGATCCTGTGGCGGCTGAGCGACGGGCCGATGCGGACCGCCGAGCTGAGGCGCAGCATTCCCGGCATCACCGAGCGGATGCTCATCCGTCACCTGCACGAGCTGGTCGACGCCGGGATCATCGAACGCCACGACGCCCGGACGGTGCCGCCCTGCGTGCACTATTCGATTTCCGAATACGGCACGACGCTGGCTCCGGTGCTGGCGAGTTTGTGCGATTGGGGGCGAAAACACATGCAGCGCAACGCCTCTAACACGCGATTGAGCGCTGGTAGTAACTAG
- a CDS encoding NEW3 domain-containing protein yields the protein MQVVSVESTELFVGPPDAPLQLARVTVSRCTEPAPVRIDGDGLSGQAAVSVGQEVVEVPVAVHRPVVGERRNAWVHAAGAIVRFEFTVAEPGWTMFMVSHFHYDPVWWNTQGAYTSQWRENPPGRARQANGFELVRAHLEMARREPEYKFVLAEVDYLKPYWDTHPEDRADLRRFIAQGRVEIMGGTYNEPNTNLTSPETTIRNLVHGIGFQRHVLGADPATAWQLDVFGHDPQFPGLAADAGLTSSSWARGPHHQWGPAQGGVDRMQFCSEFEWIAPSGRGLLTHYMPAHYSAGWWMDSSTSLAEAEDATYALFDQLKTVALTRNVLLPVGTDYTPPNKWVTAIHRDWAARYTWPRFVCALPREFFAAVRAELARGGRVPSPQTRDMNPIYTGKDVSYIDTKQANRAAENAVLEAERFAVFAALLAGADYPQAALAKAWVQLAYGAHHDAITGSESDQVYLDLLTGWRDAWELGRAARDNSLALLSGAIDSPAQAVVVWNPLAHPRTDVVTVRLDPPLGAGVRVLDADGVELPAHVEHDGRSVTWLARDVPSLGWRAYRLAPADTPTGWEPVPGSQIANEHYRLEVDPARGGGVASLVQDGRQLIADGRVGNELAVYEEYPSHPTQGEGPWHLLPKGPVVCSSESRARVRAYHGPLGQRLVVTGRIGTLLRYTQTLTLWNGVARVDCRTTIDEFTGQDRLVRLRWPCPVPGAMPVSEVGDAVIGRGFALLHDGAESVDTAQHPWTLDNPAFGWFGLSSAVRVRVGNDVRAVSVAEVVPPAEAASGPLARELMVALVRAGVTATCSGADKPRYGHLDVDSNLPDMRIALGGPARNAFTKVVLAETDSVYAAELDRQLSETGRARVWVPAATPLAAAWVPGADLRPPRALPVLVIDGRDEETLAAAIASVVDDLGDAEIVVAQEAPPGAERFEARTVALLNRGVPSFAVDTDGTLHTALMRSCTGWPSGTWIDDLRRTVPDGSNFQLQHWTHAFDYALASGDGDWRHAEIPTRSAQFSHPLLAVRPKQRRGKLPPAGSLLRVEPAGVVQVAALKAAGNPLAAGSAAPVDPGAVALRLVETAGTGARVAIGSELGKVGGLELADLLERPHGPTRSVDLHGYQVTTVLARLEMPSVLSGFAELAPNAEAAQPLYARYWLHNRGPAPLGGLPAVAHLHPQRVTAAAGGEVVLRLTAASDCSDAALDGAVQLVCPDAWSATPAELPFTLCSGDHREADVVVSIPPRTRPGLYPVRAQLRITGDDVPAAWRQVVEDVCVVQVGARRRAELVHLVDGPADVELAAGETARLTVTVGSHARADLALEAHLISPWGTWEWIGPAAVGAVLPARGTVELGFDVRPPAWQDPGQWWALVRVGCAGRLLYSPAAKVTVT from the coding sequence ATGCAGGTGGTTTCGGTGGAGTCGACGGAGCTTTTCGTCGGGCCGCCGGACGCGCCGCTGCAGCTGGCGCGCGTCACCGTTTCCCGTTGCACCGAGCCGGCGCCGGTCCGCATCGACGGCGACGGCCTGAGTGGCCAGGCGGCCGTGAGCGTCGGCCAAGAGGTCGTCGAGGTTCCAGTCGCCGTGCACCGTCCCGTCGTCGGCGAGCGGCGAAACGCGTGGGTGCACGCTGCCGGAGCCATCGTGCGCTTCGAGTTCACCGTGGCCGAGCCCGGGTGGACCATGTTCATGGTCAGCCACTTTCACTACGACCCGGTGTGGTGGAACACGCAGGGCGCCTACACCAGCCAGTGGCGGGAGAACCCGCCGGGGCGGGCCCGGCAGGCCAACGGCTTCGAACTGGTGCGCGCGCATCTGGAAATGGCTCGCCGCGAGCCCGAGTACAAGTTCGTGCTGGCCGAAGTGGACTACCTCAAGCCGTACTGGGACACCCACCCCGAGGACCGTGCCGACCTGCGCCGGTTCATCGCGCAGGGTCGCGTCGAGATCATGGGCGGTACCTATAACGAACCCAACACCAACCTCACCAGCCCGGAGACAACGATCCGAAACCTGGTGCACGGCATCGGCTTTCAGCGTCACGTGCTGGGTGCCGACCCGGCCACCGCGTGGCAGCTGGACGTGTTCGGGCACGATCCGCAATTTCCCGGGCTGGCCGCCGACGCCGGCCTGACGTCGAGTTCGTGGGCCCGCGGCCCGCACCACCAGTGGGGCCCCGCCCAGGGCGGGGTGGACCGCATGCAGTTTTGCAGCGAGTTCGAGTGGATCGCGCCGTCGGGCCGCGGGCTGCTGACCCACTACATGCCCGCGCACTATTCGGCCGGCTGGTGGATGGACTCCTCGACCTCGCTGGCCGAGGCCGAGGACGCCACCTACGCGCTGTTCGACCAGCTCAAGACGGTCGCGCTGACCCGCAACGTGCTGCTGCCCGTGGGCACCGACTACACCCCGCCGAACAAGTGGGTCACCGCCATCCACCGCGACTGGGCCGCCCGCTACACCTGGCCGCGGTTCGTGTGCGCGCTGCCGCGGGAGTTCTTCGCGGCGGTGCGCGCCGAACTGGCGCGGGGCGGGCGGGTGCCGTCACCGCAGACCCGCGACATGAACCCGATCTACACCGGCAAGGACGTCTCCTACATCGACACCAAGCAGGCCAACCGGGCCGCCGAGAACGCCGTGCTGGAGGCCGAGCGCTTCGCCGTGTTCGCCGCGCTGCTGGCCGGCGCCGACTACCCGCAGGCCGCCCTGGCCAAGGCGTGGGTGCAGCTGGCCTACGGCGCGCACCACGACGCCATCACCGGCTCGGAGTCCGACCAGGTCTACCTCGACCTGCTGACCGGTTGGCGCGACGCGTGGGAGCTGGGCCGCGCGGCCCGGGACAACTCGCTGGCGCTGCTGTCCGGCGCGATCGACTCGCCAGCCCAGGCCGTCGTGGTGTGGAACCCGCTGGCGCACCCCCGCACCGACGTCGTCACCGTTCGGCTCGACCCGCCGCTCGGCGCGGGGGTGCGCGTGCTTGACGCCGACGGCGTCGAGCTGCCCGCGCACGTCGAGCACGACGGGCGGTCGGTCACCTGGCTGGCGCGCGACGTGCCGTCGCTGGGCTGGCGCGCCTACCGGCTGGCCCCGGCCGACACGCCGACGGGCTGGGAACCGGTGCCCGGGTCGCAGATCGCCAACGAGCACTACCGGCTGGAGGTCGACCCGGCCCGCGGTGGGGGAGTCGCGTCGTTGGTCCAAGACGGTCGTCAGCTGATCGCCGACGGCCGGGTCGGCAACGAGCTCGCCGTCTACGAGGAATACCCGTCGCACCCGACGCAGGGGGAGGGCCCGTGGCACCTGCTGCCCAAGGGCCCGGTGGTGTGCTCGTCCGAATCCCGCGCCCGGGTGCGGGCCTACCACGGCCCGCTCGGTCAGCGGCTGGTCGTGACCGGCCGGATCGGCACCCTGCTGCGCTACACCCAAACCCTGACACTGTGGAACGGCGTGGCGCGGGTGGACTGCCGCACCACCATCGACGAATTCACCGGGCAGGACCGCCTGGTGCGGCTGCGCTGGCCGTGCCCCGTCCCGGGCGCCATGCCCGTCAGCGAGGTGGGCGACGCCGTCATCGGGCGGGGCTTCGCGTTGCTGCATGACGGCGCCGAATCCGTGGACACCGCGCAGCACCCGTGGACGCTGGACAACCCGGCCTTCGGCTGGTTTGGCCTGTCCTCGGCGGTGCGGGTCCGCGTCGGCAACGACGTCCGGGCGGTATCGGTGGCCGAGGTGGTGCCGCCGGCCGAGGCGGCGTCCGGACCGCTGGCCCGCGAGCTGATGGTCGCGCTGGTCCGCGCCGGCGTCACGGCCACTTGCAGCGGCGCCGACAAGCCGCGCTACGGCCACCTCGACGTCGACTCCAACCTGCCCGACATGCGGATCGCGCTGGGCGGGCCCGCCCGCAACGCCTTCACCAAAGTCGTTCTCGCCGAGACGGATTCGGTGTATGCCGCCGAACTCGACCGCCAGCTGTCGGAGACGGGCCGGGCCAGGGTCTGGGTGCCCGCCGCGACACCGTTGGCGGCCGCCTGGGTGCCCGGCGCCGACCTGCGTCCGCCACGGGCGCTGCCGGTGCTGGTGATCGACGGCCGCGACGAGGAAACCCTGGCCGCCGCGATCGCATCGGTGGTCGACGACCTGGGGGACGCCGAGATCGTGGTCGCTCAGGAGGCGCCGCCGGGTGCGGAGCGCTTCGAGGCCCGCACCGTCGCGCTGCTCAACCGCGGCGTGCCGAGCTTCGCCGTCGACACCGACGGCACCCTGCACACCGCGCTGATGCGGTCCTGCACCGGCTGGCCGTCCGGCACCTGGATCGACGACCTGCGCCGCACCGTGCCCGACGGCTCCAACTTCCAACTCCAGCACTGGACACACGCCTTCGATTACGCGCTGGCAAGCGGGGACGGCGACTGGCGGCACGCCGAAATCCCCACCCGCAGCGCGCAGTTCTCCCACCCGCTGCTCGCCGTCCGCCCAAAACAACGACGCGGCAAGCTGCCGCCAGCCGGGTCGCTGCTGCGCGTGGAGCCCGCCGGCGTCGTACAGGTGGCGGCCCTCAAGGCCGCCGGCAACCCGCTGGCGGCGGGCAGCGCCGCGCCGGTCGACCCGGGCGCGGTGGCCCTGCGGTTGGTGGAGACGGCCGGGACGGGCGCCCGCGTTGCCATCGGCTCGGAGCTGGGCAAGGTGGGCGGGCTCGAACTTGCCGACCTGCTGGAAAGGCCGCACGGGCCCACGAGATCGGTCGATCTGCACGGCTATCAGGTGACCACCGTGCTGGCTCGGCTCGAAATGCCCAGTGTGCTAAGCGGTTTCGCCGAGCTGGCCCCCAACGCCGAGGCCGCGCAACCGCTCTACGCGCGCTATTGGCTGCACAACCGCGGACCCGCGCCGCTCGGGGGGCTGCCGGCCGTCGCGCACCTGCACCCGCAGCGGGTGACCGCCGCGGCGGGCGGCGAGGTGGTGTTGCGCCTCACCGCGGCCAGCGACTGCAGCGACGCCGCGCTGGACGGCGCGGTGCAACTGGTGTGCCCCGACGCCTGGTCGGCCACGCCCGCCGAGCTGCCGTTCACGCTGTGCAGCGGCGATCATCGAGAGGCCGACGTGGTCGTGTCGATCCCGCCCCGCACGCGACCCGGGCTCTACCCGGTCCGCGCCCAGCTCCGCATCACCGGGGATGACGTCCCGGCGGCCTGGCGCCAGGTGGTCGAGGACGTGTGCGTCGTCCAGGTCGGCGCGCGCCGCCGGGCCGAGCTGGTCCACCTCGTCGACGGTCCGGCCGACGTCGAGCTGGCCGCGGGCGAGACGGCCCGGCTGACCGTCACGGTCGGCAGCCACGCCCGGGCCGACCTGGCGCTGGAGGCGCACCTGATCAGCCCCTGGGGCACGTGGGAGTGGATCGGCCCCGCCGCGGTGGGCGCGGTCCTGCCCGCCCGCGGCACGGTCGAGCTCGGCTTCGACGTGAGGCCACCGGCGTGGCAGGACCCCGGCCAGTGGTGGGCCCTGGTCCGGGTGGGCTGCGCCGGCCGGCTCCTCTACTCACCGGCGGCGAAAGTGACCGTGACATGA
- the rplJ gene encoding 50S ribosomal protein L10: MARADKATAVADIAEQFKESTATVITEYRGLTVANLAELRRSLGGSATYAVAKNTLIKRAASDAGIEGLDELFVGPTAIAFVTGEPVDAAKAIKTFAKDNKALVIKGGYMDGHPLTVAEVERIADLESREVLLAKLAGAMKGNLAKAAGLFNAPASQVARLVAALQEKKAAEGPAATEAPTETPAEAE, encoded by the coding sequence ATGGCCAGGGCTGACAAGGCCACCGCCGTTGCAGACATCGCGGAGCAGTTCAAGGAATCGACCGCCACCGTGATCACCGAATACCGCGGCTTGACGGTGGCGAACTTGGCCGAGCTGCGCCGTTCCCTCGGCGGATCGGCCACCTACGCGGTGGCCAAGAACACCCTCATCAAGCGCGCGGCCTCCGACGCCGGGATCGAGGGCCTTGACGAGCTGTTCGTCGGCCCGACGGCCATCGCATTCGTCACCGGTGAGCCGGTCGACGCCGCCAAGGCCATCAAGACCTTTGCCAAGGACAACAAGGCGCTGGTCATCAAGGGCGGCTACATGGACGGCCACCCGCTGACGGTCGCCGAGGTCGAGCGCATCGCGGACCTGGAGTCGCGCGAGGTGCTGCTGGCCAAACTGGCCGGCGCCATGAAGGGCAACCTCGCCAAGGCGGCCGGACTGTTCAACGCGCCCGCCTCGCAGGTCGCCCGCCTGGTGGCCGCGCTGCAGGAAAAGAAAGCCGCCGAGGGGCCAGCCGCCACGGAGGCGCCCACCGAGACCCCGGCTGAAGCCGAGTAA
- a CDS encoding ROK family protein, giving the protein MLTLCLDIGGTKIAAGLADAGGALVHTVIQPTPTGVGAEEVWAAVAAAIADALRAADGAVAAVGIASAGPIDLHTGTVSPINIPSWQGFPLRDRVAATIPGVPGVPVRLGGDGVCMALGEHWRGAGRGARFLLGMVVSTGVGGGLVLDGHPYTGRTGNAGHVGHVVVEQGGLPCSCGGRGCVETVAAGPSLVRWARANGWSAPPGAGARDLAAAATAGDPVALRAFRRGATALAAMIASVAAVCDLDLVVLGGGVANSGPLLFDPLRAALADYAGLAFLAGLRVVPAELGGQAGLVGAARLAAGS; this is encoded by the coding sequence ATGCTCACCCTGTGCCTGGACATCGGCGGCACCAAAATCGCCGCCGGCCTCGCCGACGCCGGCGGCGCGCTGGTGCACACCGTGATCCAGCCGACGCCGACCGGCGTCGGGGCCGAGGAGGTCTGGGCCGCGGTCGCCGCGGCGATCGCCGACGCACTGCGCGCGGCCGACGGCGCGGTCGCCGCGGTGGGCATAGCTTCGGCCGGTCCCATCGACCTGCACACCGGAACCGTCAGCCCGATCAATATCCCTTCCTGGCAGGGTTTCCCGCTGCGCGACAGGGTCGCGGCCACGATTCCCGGGGTGCCGGGCGTGCCCGTACGGCTCGGCGGCGACGGCGTGTGCATGGCGCTGGGCGAACACTGGCGCGGCGCCGGCCGCGGCGCGCGCTTTCTGCTCGGCATGGTCGTGTCCACCGGCGTGGGCGGCGGATTGGTGCTCGACGGCCACCCCTACACCGGGCGCACCGGCAACGCCGGTCACGTCGGTCACGTGGTGGTCGAGCAGGGCGGCCTGCCCTGTTCGTGCGGCGGCCGCGGCTGCGTCGAGACCGTCGCGGCCGGCCCGTCGCTGGTGCGCTGGGCGCGGGCCAACGGCTGGTCCGCCCCGCCCGGCGCCGGCGCCAGGGACCTGGCGGCCGCGGCGACGGCCGGGGACCCGGTGGCGCTGCGCGCGTTCCGCAGGGGCGCCACCGCGCTCGCGGCGATGATCGCCTCGGTGGCCGCGGTGTGCGACCTGGACCTCGTCGTCCTCGGCGGCGGCGTCGCCAATTCCGGACCCCTGCTCTTCGATCCCTTGCGCGCGGCGCTGGCCGATTACGCCGGCCTGGCCTTCCTGGCCGGCCTGCGTGTGGTGCCCGCCGAGCTCGGCGGCCAGGCCGGGTTGGTGGGCGCGGCCAGGCTGGCTGCGGGTAGTTAG
- a CDS encoding DUF1772 domain-containing protein encodes MDRMIDALAIVITGSMVGAEFAVAAFANPVLARLPDDSFRAARGDAGRLLGKVMPFWYAAALLLLVAATIAASGAARCWLLGIAAGLMAGVMLLSVTVLVPINNRIVACPAGGEPSRRLVARWDRLHWLRVGILAVLFAILTVAAT; translated from the coding sequence ATGGACCGCATGATTGATGCCCTTGCGATTGTGATCACCGGCTCGATGGTGGGTGCGGAGTTCGCGGTCGCCGCGTTCGCCAATCCGGTGCTGGCCCGGCTTCCCGACGACTCCTTCCGCGCGGCGCGCGGCGACGCCGGCCGGCTGCTGGGCAAGGTGATGCCGTTCTGGTACGCCGCCGCGCTGCTGCTGTTGGTGGCGGCCACCATCGCCGCGTCCGGAGCCGCCCGCTGTTGGCTGTTGGGCATCGCGGCGGGACTGATGGCCGGCGTGATGCTGCTGAGCGTGACGGTGCTGGTGCCGATCAACAATCGCATCGTGGCATGCCCGGCCGGCGGTGAGCCTTCCCGCCGGCTCGTGGCCCGGTGGGATCGTCTGCATTGGCTGCGGGTGGGGATCTTGGCGGTGCTCTTTGCCATATTGACCGTCGCGGCCACCTAG
- a CDS encoding DUF7158 domain-containing protein, whose protein sequence is MSARPVATVAGSPVAVDEVDAAEARLRDGPGSAALPASGTGEGRQLRRWLTQLVVTERVVAAEAAARGLTGRDAPTEAELLPDVTARLEIGSVAAAVLANPLARALFADVTAAVRVSDGEVADYHARNPLRFAAPRPGPHGWRVPPLAGPSLADVRAAVAEHLRGAARRRAFRVWLDSRRAELVRLAPGYEHPGDPRQPDNTHRH, encoded by the coding sequence ATGAGCGCCCGGCCGGTGGCGACCGTTGCCGGCTCCCCGGTCGCCGTCGATGAGGTCGACGCGGCCGAGGCGCGGCTGCGCGACGGTCCGGGCTCGGCCGCGCTGCCGGCATCCGGCACCGGCGAGGGACGGCAGCTGCGGCGCTGGCTCACCCAACTGGTCGTGACCGAGCGAGTCGTCGCCGCCGAGGCGGCCGCACGCGGACTGACCGGGCGGGACGCGCCGACCGAGGCCGAGCTGCTGCCCGACGTGACGGCGCGGCTGGAGATCGGCAGCGTCGCCGCGGCCGTGCTGGCGAATCCGCTGGCGCGGGCGCTGTTCGCCGACGTCACCGCGGCCGTTCGGGTCAGCGACGGCGAGGTGGCCGATTACCACGCCCGCAACCCGCTGCGGTTCGCCGCGCCCCGCCCGGGCCCGCACGGCTGGCGGGTGCCTCCGCTCGCCGGCCCGTCGTTGGCAGACGTGCGGGCGGCGGTCGCCGAGCATCTGCGGGGCGCCGCTCGCCGGCGCGCCTTCCGGGTGTGGCTGGACTCGCGCCGGGCCGAGCTGGTCCGGCTCGCCCCCGGCTACGAGCATCCGGGCGACCCGCGCCAACCCGACAACACCCATCGGCACTGA
- a CDS encoding DinB family protein produces the protein MADERSALREFLAFHQSAYFAVSYGLTDEQARSTPTVSALSIGGLVKHATGVQRSWMARVAAAPDAPPKDPRPFEEIAKDFADQHVMRPDETLAGLLRGLEAQNAESLWLVETADLNAEVPVPRDIPWFPKNQGAWSVRWVVLHVINELARHAGHADIIRESLDGATMYELIAALEGWAIDGWVKPWSPG, from the coding sequence GTGGCCGACGAACGCAGCGCCCTGCGCGAGTTCCTGGCATTTCACCAAAGCGCGTATTTCGCCGTCTCCTACGGCCTCACCGACGAACAGGCCCGCTCGACACCCACGGTCAGCGCGCTGTCGATCGGCGGGTTGGTCAAGCACGCCACCGGGGTGCAACGCAGCTGGATGGCACGAGTGGCCGCCGCGCCGGACGCGCCCCCGAAAGACCCCCGGCCGTTCGAGGAGATTGCCAAGGACTTCGCCGACCAGCACGTGATGCGGCCCGACGAGACGCTGGCCGGGCTGCTGCGGGGATTGGAAGCCCAGAACGCGGAGTCGCTGTGGCTGGTGGAAACGGCGGACCTCAACGCCGAGGTGCCGGTTCCGCGGGACATCCCCTGGTTCCCCAAAAACCAGGGGGCGTGGTCGGTGCGCTGGGTGGTCCTGCACGTGATCAACGAGCTGGCCCGCCACGCCGGGCACGCCGACATCATCCGGGAATCCCTCGACGGCGCCACCATGTACGAGCTGATCGCCGCGCTGGAGGGCTGGGCGATCGACGGGTGGGTCAAGCCCTGGTCTCCCGGGTAG
- the rplL gene encoding 50S ribosomal protein L7/L12 produces the protein MAKMSTDDLLDAFKEMTLLELSDFVKKFEETFEVTAAAPVAVAAAGPAAGGAPAEAAEEQSEFDVILEAAGDKKIGVIKVVREIVSGLGLKEAKDLVDGAPKPLLEKVAKEAAEEAKGKLEAAGATVTVK, from the coding sequence ATGGCAAAAATGTCTACCGACGACCTGCTCGACGCCTTCAAGGAAATGACCCTGTTGGAGCTCTCGGACTTCGTCAAGAAGTTCGAGGAGACCTTCGAGGTCACCGCGGCCGCCCCGGTCGCCGTCGCTGCTGCCGGCCCCGCCGCCGGTGGCGCGCCCGCCGAGGCCGCCGAGGAGCAGTCGGAGTTCGACGTCATCCTCGAGGCCGCCGGCGACAAGAAGATCGGCGTCATCAAGGTGGTCCGCGAGATCGTCTCCGGCCTCGGCCTCAAGGAGGCCAAGGACCTGGTCGACGGCGCGCCCAAGCCGCTGCTGGAGAAGGTCGCCAAGGAGGCCGCCGAGGAGGCCAAGGGCAAGCTCGAGGCCGCCGGCGCCACCGTCACCGTCAAGTAG